The Bradysia coprophila strain Holo2 unplaced genomic scaffold, BU_Bcop_v1 contig_297, whole genome shotgun sequence DNA window tTTACGTTTCTAAATGGAACAATGTTCCAGGCTTTCATTCTAGGCCACGCAGGTCCATCAACATACGGACCTGAATATTTACTCGATCATGATGTTATTCTCGTTGCTGGTAATTATCGAATCGGTGCACTAGGCTTTCTATCAACAGAAGATAGGAATTGTCCGGGAAATTTCGGATTGAAAGATCAGGCTTTATTGCTTCAATGGGTGCAAGATAATATCGAACATTTTGGCGGAAATAAAGATTCAGTGACAATATGGGGACAATCGTCTGGTGCTACATCCGTTGCTTACCAAATGATTTCACCGATGTCTGAAGGACTTTTTCATCGAGCGATATCAAACAGTGGAGGATTGTTGGGACCTGCTCGTTCAGACGTAGCACGACAACAAGCAATAAGACTATCACAATTAGTAAACTGCCCTGCTAACGATACTGAGGAAATGGTCGAGTGCCTAAGAAACGTtccaatcgaaaatttcattttctccgGTCTGTCGTTCCCAATAGTTGTGGAATCTTTTGAATCTGACGAACCTGCTTTCATTGATCGGCGCAATTATAACAATCGTTTTTCAAGTTTTGCTCAAATTCCATGGCTGGTGGGTATGAACAGTGAGGAAGGTCTCTTAAACTTGGGTGGTAAGAAAGTTCATCGTCTTACGAATGCTACGAACCTGACCAAGTACTAACGTAATCTTTGTTAAAGCATCTTTGGACAATAGTGAATCATTAGACGAGCTACTTCAAAATTGGGACTCCGTTTTACCTACAACCTTAGGATATAGTCATTTGAATGCCACTGACATTGCGGACATCACTCGAAGCATTAACGGATTTTATTTCGGAATCGAGACAACACCGACAAACCCCATCGACATACAAACCCTTATCGATGTAAGTACAAAATTTGTATAGACGAGACGTGAAACTGAGCTATTTTGTTAGGTGTTTACCGACAGGTTCCTTGTATTCATTGAAACAGTCCAGAAAAGACTCGAGGAAAATAGCCGAGGGAACACATACGTTTACCTTTTCACTCATAAAGGAAGAGCAAGTTTGAGTGGAACCGAAAGTTACTTTGGAACTGCACATTCGGATGATTTGATTTCACTGTTTCCATTCCGAAagacagtgttttacagtacGATTCCTAGCCGACAAGACAGAGAACTAATGAAATTCATGAGTCTTATGTGGACCAATTTTGCTAGATTCGGGTAGGGAATACCTTGGTTATAACTTTTAATACCTTAGCCAATGTTTGTGCTTTTTATTCAGAGATCCTAATGTACCTGAGACTCCAATTTGGCCATTGGTAACGAACAGTACTTTTGCATCCATGCAGTACCTTCAAATCGGAAATGAAAACGGTTTGTCAGATATCGAAGTTTTGCAAGCGAAAGTCGATTATTTTTCGACTCGAGCTGAATTTTGGAGGAGAATCCGAGAAGATTATAATCTCAATTCTTGGTTGGACGACGATAGTTTCTCGTCAAGTCAGTGATTTCTATAACTTTATTAAGAGACAGAAATTGTttgaagaaatgaaataaacgaTTGGCTTAACAATTGGTCGTTTTAGTTCTGATTCGACTCATTCATTGAGAAATGTTTGCTTAACTTCCTTGAGAAGCTACAGCTTTCCCAAATCAAATACAACGTAACTTCATTGTGCTATTTGTCTGCAgtcaaaacattaaaattttgaaagtttcaCTTTGCTATATTTTGCCATAGctctgctcctagcattaacatagaaaatatttggaggctgatgatgTCAGAATAGGCtttgcatttctttcgttaAGATAAGAGTTATACTTTCTTGGTGTGAGTAAAAACACTCAACATATGCGAGTGTACATGTACAAGCATGCCGTGTATCATTTGGTGGCTCTTTGATGTCTGAGATACGAGTGCATTGCTAGGAGCATTGCTTCGATTTTACGAAAAAGGCACGGCGCTTGTTTTCACACAGAGATAACGAAGAAAACCGATGGAAATACAAATGGAAATGAGTGTTTTTCTTCTCAATTTGGTGGACCGACCAATCTCTATACATTGATTAATCCACGTGCCTCTATTTTCCAACCACATCTTGTGGTATAAGTTTTAGACAGCCGCAATCAAATGATATTTTGAGTTTCTTTTTGTGTCCCTTGTTTGAATAATGTTCTCAAAgcttttttcattgaaatttcgtCTTGTTTTCGTTGAGATAAATGATTCATCGATATCGTTAGTGTGacaatttctcattttaatttattgaaatattaatGACATGTCTTCCTATTGTAATGTGGTATGAGTTTGAGAAATGGaggtttgaaaatgttttccatacATAAAATATTCGGATGAATTCCGTACAAGTGTAGCTT harbors:
- the LOC119078415 gene encoding esterase FE4-like is translated as MKLFSVLLFFVYLNCCWSFQVIDELKKQINDGEILGRYITSETGRTVSAFIGIPFATPPIGNLRFKAPRKATPWNGTLVTQNERSKCPQIDLLSGVIGVDGNEDCLFVNVYVPETSANNTLDVLVYFHGGAFILGHAGPSTYGPEYLLDHDVILVAGNYRIGALGFLSTEDRNCPGNFGLKDQALLLQWVQDNIEHFGGNKDSVTIWGQSSGATSVAYQMISPMSEGLFHRAISNSGGLLGPARSDVARQQAIRLSQLVNCPANDTEEMVECLRNVPIENFIFSGLSFPIVVESFESDEPAFIDRRNYNNRFSSFAQIPWLVGMNSEEGLLNLGASLDNSESLDELLQNWDSVLPTTLGYSHLNATDIADITRSINGFYFGIETTPTNPIDIQTLIDVFTDRFLVFIETVQKRLEENSRGNTYVYLFTHKGRASLSGTESYFGTAHSDDLISLFPFRKTVFYSTIPSRQDRELMKFMSLMWTNFARFGDPNVPETPIWPLVTNSTFASMQYLQIGNENGLSDIEVLQAKVDYFSTRAEFWRRIREDYNLNSWLDDDSFSSSQ